A window of Juglans regia cultivar Chandler chromosome 7, Walnut 2.0, whole genome shotgun sequence contains these coding sequences:
- the LOC108987297 gene encoding glyoxysomal fatty acid beta-oxidation multifunctional protein MFP-a-like produces the protein MGSSTAYGRIAMEVGADGVALITIINPPVNSLSFDVMRSMKDSYEEALRRDDVKAIVITGAKGNFAGGFDVSAIGGCQEGTRETEQRPGYLAVDVITDIFEAARKPSVAAIDGLTIGGGLEIAMACHARISTPTAQLGLPELTLGIIPGLGGTQRLPRLVGLSKALDMMLMSELVKGDEAFTFGLVDAIVSPDELLKTARQWALDIFDSRRPWVTTLHKTDKIEPLGEARDLLKVARAQAQKQASNLKHPLICIDVIEEGIVRGPLAGLWKEAEAFQELLYSDTSKSLVHIFFAQNGTSKVPGVTDVGLVPRPVNKIAVVGGGLIGSAIATALILSNYKVILKEVDEKFLQAAIGRVRADLQSSLKKGKMSSEKFEKTISLLNGVLDYESFEDVDMVIEAVTEDVSLKQQTFADLEKYCPPHCIFASSDCTIDLNLIAADRTKSKDRIVGSHFFSPVHATPILEIAHTKQTSPQVIVDLIHVGKSMRKTPVVVGNGPGYAINRMFFPYTQAALLLVERGTDLYQIDGAITNFGMPMGPFRLADLVGLGVAIETGKQFVQNFPERTYKSMLISLLQEDKRAGETTHKGFYVYDEELNASPDSELEKYIEKSRSISGVTIDPKLMKVTEKDIVEMIFFPVVNEACRVLAEGIVINAADLDVVAVMGMGFPPYRGGIMFWADSIGSKYIYSRLEEWSKIYGEFFKPCAYLAERAAKGTPLSSPVQQAAPQL, from the exons atggGTAGCAGTACTGCATATGGAAGAATAGCGATGGAGGTGGGAGCTGATGGGGTTGCTCTCATAACCATTATCAACCCTCCTGTTAATTCCCTCTCCTTTGATG TGATGCGCAGCATGAAAGACAGTTATGAGGAGGCATTACGAAGAGATGATGTGAAGGCAATTGTTATTACAG GAGCGAAGGGCAATTTTGCTGGGGGGTTTGATGTTTCAGCTATTGGAGGATGTCAGGAGGGAACGA GGGAGACAGAACAAAGGCCTGGCTATTTAGCTGTAGATGTTATCACTGACATTTTCGAAG CTGCGAGAAAGCCTTCAGTTGCTGCCATTGATGGGCTTACCATAGGTGGAGGATTAGAGATTGCAATG GCATGCCATGCTAGAATATCAACTCCAACTGCGCAATTAGGGTTGCCTGAACTGACGCTTGGAATAATTCCTGGACTTGGGG GAACACAGAGACTTCCACGTCTTGTTGGTCTCTCAAAGGCGCTTGATATGATGCTG ATGTCAGAGCTAGTCAAAGGGGATGAAGCTTTTACTTTTGGTCTCGTGGATGCCATTGTTTCACCTGATGAGTTGTTAAAAACTGCACGTCAATGGGCCCTTGATATCTTCGACTCCAGAAGGCCATGGGTTACCACTCTTCACAAGACCGACAAGATAGAACCCCTTGGGGAAGCAAGGGATTTACTCAAGGTTGCCAGAGCTCAGGCCCAGAAACAGGCTTCCAATCTTAAACACCCATTGATTTGCATTGATGTTATCGAAGAGGGTATAGTTCGAGGTCCCCTCGCAGGACTATGGAAG GAAGCGGAAGCTTTTCAAGAACTTCTGTATTCTGACACTTCCAAGAGTTTGGTCCATATCTTCTTCGCTCAAAATGGAACATCAAAg GTACCTGGAGTTACTGATGTCGGTTTAGTTCCAAGACCAGTGAATAAGATTGCTGTCGTTGGTGGAGGACTAATTGGCTCTGCAATAGCAACGGCATTAATTCTTAGTAATTATAAAGTAATCCTTAAAGAAGTAGATGAAAAGTTCTTGCAGGCTGCGATTGGTAGAGTCAGAG CCGACCTGCAAAGCAGTTTGAAGAAAGGGAAAATGTCTAgtgagaagtttgagaaaaccATCTCTCTTCTCAATGGTGTCCTTGACTATGAAAGCTTTGAAGATGTGGACATGGTGATTGAG GCTGTTACAGAGGATGTTTCTTTGAAGCAACAAACTTTTGCTGATCTTGAAAAGTATTGCCCACCACATTGCATATTTGCAAGTAGCGATTGCACAATTGACTTGAACCTGATTGCAGCAGATAGGACAAAGTCAAAAGATCGTATagttggatctcatttcttcaG TCCGGTTCATGCCACGCCAATTTTGGAAATTGCTCACACTAAGCAGACGTCTCCTCAAGTGATTGTTGACTTGATACATGTTGGGAAAAGTATGAGGAAAACTCCAGTAGTAGTTGGAAATGGCCCTGGATATGCCATAAACAGGATGTTCTTCCCTTATACACAAGCGGCTCTTTTGCTCGTTGAGCGTGGTACTGATCTCTATCAGATTGATGGGGCTATTACCAACTTCGGAATGCCAATGGGCCCTTTCAG ATTGGCTGATCTGGTTGGCCTCGGTGTTGCAATTGAGACTGGCAAGCAATTTGTTCAGAATTTTCCTGAGCGAACATATAAGTCAATGCTTATCTCACTTTTACAGGAGGACAAGAGAGCAG GTGAGACTACTCACAAAGGGTTCTATGTGTATGATGAGGAACTCAATGCTAGCCCTGATTCTGAATTGGAAAAATATATCGAGAAGTCAAGGAGCATTTCTGGAGTAACCATTGACCCTAAg CTAATGAAGGTAACAGAAAAGGATATTGTGGAGATGATATTCTTCCCCGTGGTGAATGAGGCCTGCCGAGTCCTTGCTGAAGGTATTGTAATCAATGCAGCAGACCTTGACGTTGTTGCCGTTATGGGCATGGGTTTCCCACCTTACAG GGGAGGTATTATGTTCTGGGCTGATTCTATCGGATCCAAATACATTTATTCAAGATTGGAGGAATGGTCAAAGATATATGGAGAATTCTTCAAGCCCTGTGCCTATTTGGCTGAAAGAGCTGCCAAGGGGACTCCTCTG AGTTCTCCAGTGCAGCAAGCAGCACCTCAATTGTAA